The following proteins come from a genomic window of Miscanthus floridulus cultivar M001 chromosome 2, ASM1932011v1, whole genome shotgun sequence:
- the LOC136538436 gene encoding uncharacterized protein — MKPEAVAASKSGSSSSTVAFSWEHEPGVSKQSPAEARKPTAGPGAARAEAAVSRRTPASAKKQVTAHPHCLRVPPPPGGPGAPAASPPGRRKPRSSRRVRPSEDPFLAAYLACMEDAANDGGRGYSGAQKLLGWPGLGLGTRGLGLSCKSSCGAVEECVVRLAKIPGLDED, encoded by the coding sequence ATGAAGCCGGAAGCTGTGGCGGCGTCCAAgtccggcagcagcagcagcacggtgGCCTTCTCATGGGAGCATGAGCCCGGGGTGTCCAAACAGAGCCCCGCGGAGGCCAGGAAGCCCACCGCGGGTCCTGGTGCGGCCCGCGCGGAGGCTGCAGTCAGCAGGAGGACGCCGGCGAGCGCTAAGAAGCAGGTGACGGCGCACCCGCACTGCCTGCGCGTGCCGCCACCTCCAGGAGGGCCGGGTGCGCCGGCCGCCTCGCCGCCGGGGAGGAGAAAGCCGAGGAGCAGCCGCCGCGTCAGGCCGTCTGAGGATCCGTTCCTTGCAGCCTACCTGGCCTGCATGGAGGACGCCGCCAACGACGGCGGGAGAGGCTACAGCGGGGCCCAGAAGCTGCTTGGCTGGCCCGGGCTCGGCCTCGGGACGCGTGGGCTCGGGCTCTCTTGCAAGAGCTCGTGTGGGGCCGTCGAGGAGTGCGTCGTCAGGCTTGCTAAGATCCCTGGACTCGACGAGGATTGA
- the LOC136538437 gene encoding uncharacterized protein, with product MKLEAVAASKSGSRSSSTVAFSWEHEPGVSKQSPAEARKPAAGAPRAEAVSRRTPASAKKQAPAPAAAVTAHPHRHRLRVPPPPGGLGAPAASPPGRRNPRSRRVRPAEDPFLAAYLACTEDSANGGKRLLGWAGLGLGLGLGMRGLGLSCKSSCGAVEECVVRLAKVPGLHED from the coding sequence ATGAAGCTGGAAGCTGTGGCGGCGTCCAAGTCCGGCAGCAGAAGCAGCAGCACGGTGGCCTTCTCATGGGAGCATGAGCCCGGGGTGTCCAAACAGAGCCCCGCAGAGGCCAGGAAGCCCGCCGCTGGTGCGCCCCGCGCGGAGGCTGTAAGCAGGAGAACGCCGGCGAGCGCTAAGAAGCAGGCGCCTGCGCCTGCCGCGGCTGTGACCGCGCACCCTCATCGGCACCGCCTGCGCGTGCCGCCACCTCCAGGAGGGCTGGGTGCGCCGGCCGCCTCGCCGCCGGGGAGGAGAAATCCGAGGAGCCGCCGCGTCAGGCCGGCGGAGGATCCGTTCCTTGCAGCCTACCTGGCCTGCACGGAGGACAGCGCCAACGGGGGCAAGAGACTGCTTGGCTGGGCCGGGCTTGGGCTCGGCCTCGGTCTTGGGATGCGTGGGCTCGGGCTCTCTTGCAAGAGCTCGTGTGGGGCCGTGGAGGAGTGCGTCGTCAGGCTGGCTAAGGTTCCTGGACTCCACGAGGATTGA